The Coccidioides posadasii str. Silveira chromosome 3, complete sequence genome contains a region encoding:
- a CDS encoding uncharacterized protein (EggNog:ENOG410PI3V~COG:D~BUSCO:11790at33183), with translation MSSSMPALGILSNSLATPTQLATSSSSLDGIPADLETSIRYAGVRLTQAAGVLLRLPQDIISQAIVFFTRFWIGPEGGSLAIHGAKDISAASIYIAGKLSLTPVSPRSVINVYTFLLSPKSSPLRFVNPAGPPPRADPENYYVSEGTYQSERVALMKMESAILRTLGFDTHVAIPHPIAFTYLQTLGSSTPAAVKRTIEHLNTALLSPQLLYVTHQPNAIAVAAIYLAARETGVKLVDCEWWEVFDVDREELGFLVVAMRSMEAFAQAEEEKWNGRPLPLTVADVQREIERRKIMEEEG, from the exons ATGTCCTCGTCTATGCCCGCATTGGGCATTCTTTCCAATTCCCTTGCAACACCCACGCAACTCGCAACTTCGTCCTCTTCCCTTGACGGGATTCCCGCCGACCTTGAGACGTCGATTCGTTATGCTGGTGTGAGATTGACTCAAGCCGCTGGCGTGCTGCTTCGACTCCCGCAAGACATTATTTCTCAGGCCATTGTGTTCTTTACAAGGTTCTGGATTGGTCCAGAGGGAGGGAGTCTGGCCATACATGGTGCGAAG GACATCTCCGCCGCGTCCATCTACATCGCTGGAAAGCTTTCTTTAACTCCCGTGTCTCCCCGTTCTGTAATCAATGTCTACACCTTCCTTCTTTCCCCAAAGTCCTCACCGTTGCGCTTTGTCAATCCCGCAGGGCCACCGCCCAGGGCAGACCCAGAAAACTACTATGTTTCTGAAGGAACATACCAGTCTGAACGTGTTGCGCTCATGAAAATGGAATCCGCTATCCTCCGCACGCTTGGTTTTGACACCCATGTCGCCATCCCGCACCCTATCGCTTTCACATATCTCCAGACCCTTGGCTCATCGACCCCCGCTGCTGTGAAGCGTACAATCGAGCACCTTAATACTGCCTTACTTTCTCCACAACTACTATATGTAACACATCAGCCAAATGCAATCGCCGTGGCGGCAATATACCTAGCTGCAAGGGAGACTGGGGTGAAACTGGTAGACTGTGAGTGGTGGGAAGTATTCGACGTTGATAGAGAGGAGCTGGGTTTCCTGGTCGTCGCGATGAGAAGCATGGAAGCATTCGCGCAAGcggaagaagagaagtgGAATGGAAGACCGCTGCCGCTGACTGTGGCGGATGTGCAGAGGGAAATtgagagaaggaaaataatggaagaagagggatGA
- a CDS encoding uncharacterized protein (EggNog:ENOG410PTZQ~COG:S~BUSCO:10738at33183): MSPPRSNPEQVPPRSHPVPTRSAFDLEGYIEQGRLALESLRISFECERAAFAEERKLWEKERCIMQQRIAELEGPGGKAGNAAATGPKVNLFKGPQAEEQHHVWEGSSPTARPSRVFPGDVPQAEPESEGPGLSPSLDDALSPRSRPIDRSGHVPVPIELVDSSLDGITLKSTALPPDIAARVSPPILTSFGSRDTAPFHKPVDTELNPGLPSQEPPCLASPLGGIPSDTYRTPMVPLDQAVETMFPFPIAESMPNESPHAPFPSLFPVASLDTAHYHKELDDDPALQGTLGLQNDIEQDLEFLEELDEKLLKEAQRALSRPSLSSDEEDGQDDGEPPEPEPEIRFKRKARALGQKYDLHF, encoded by the exons ATGAGTCCGCCCAGGTCGAATCCCGAACAAGTTCCCCCAAGATCCCATCCTGTCCCAACTAGAAGCGCATTTGACTTAGAGGGGTATATTGAACAAGGTCGTTTGGCCCTCGAAAGCCTGCGAATAAGTTTCGAATGTGAAAGAGCAGCTTTCGCAGAGGAGCGTAAGCTGTGGGAAAAGGAGCGCTGTATCATGCAGCAAAGAATCGCGGAGCTTGAAGGGCCAGGTGGCAAAGCCGGCAATGCAGCAGCAACAGGGCCAAAGGTCAACCTTTTCAAAGGACCCCAGGCGGAAGAGCAGCATCACGTATGGGAAGGCTCCAGTCCGACAGCTAGACCCTCACGGGTATTCCCAGGAGATGTGCCGCAGGCGGAACCCGAATCAGAAGGGCCCGGGTTATCTCCGTCATTAGACGATGCACTGTCCCCTAGATCTCGTCCGATTGACCGATCTGGCCACGTACCCGTTCCAATTGAACTCGTAGACAGCTCATTGGATGGTATAACACTGAAATCTACAGCACTACCACCCGATATCGCTGCCAGAGTCTCCCCGCCGATCTTGACAAGTTTCGGGTCTCGTGATACCGCGCCTTTCCATAAGCCAGTGGACACAGAGCTCAACCCCGGCTTGCCATCGCAGGAACCACCCTGCTTAGCGTCCCCTCTCGGCGGCATCCCAAGTGACACATATCGCACTCCAATGGTACCTCTCGATCAAGCAGTGGAGACTATGTTTCCTTTCCCTATCGCCGAGTCAATGCCTAACGAATCGCCTCATGCTCCATTCCCATCACTTTTTCCAGTCGCGAGCCTCGACACAGCTCACTACCACAAGGAGCTGGATGACGATCCCGCTCTCCAAGGCACACTGGGTTTACAGAATGACATCGAGCAGGATTTGGAATTCCTCGAAGAGCTAGACGAGAAACTCTTAAAGGAAGCTCAGAGAGCTCTATCTCGACCCTCTCTCTCATCGGACGAGGAAGATGGGCAAGATGATGGAGAGCCGCCCGAACCGGAGCCAGAAATAAGGTTCAAGCGCA AGGCCAGAGCCCTCGGTCAGAAATATGATCTCCATTTCTAA
- a CDS encoding uncharacterized protein (EggNog:ENOG410QDM8~TransMembrane:6 (o23-44i56-74o102-120i132-150o179-198i402-421o)), translating to MDTSAVQVPRNNLTAAQLHSIDIAVRTCASVSVLACILVIGCYMFSRRFHTPLNRLIFYATWGNILAHLAELIARSGPRAGETSSLCRFQAFFIQWFTSADALWNLCIAWNVYLILFRHYGLPELRRLEWRYFILCYGLEFIPAIVFLFIETESKGRVYGDAVLWCWISRPWGSLRLGVYYGIVWFAFIVTLSIYTAAGIKMFLHERGIQSITASDRLVLSAPSPRLSDEIQPSETPQLEDGQLPANGQVILENPSMSRDQQTSEPQSSFDPASIQGSRLMSGSRAPVANSSYDTSASTPEEGQISDHISASQNNSMSSNQEASQKFSNAASIEPPAQAHLPEQPGDESYSSLETLPELADLRRRQSLANIIDFERRLSASTEGQEKKARRLSLERHNAAKAYAKFASIYFISLIITWVWVAEPLL from the exons ATGGACACCTCCGCGGTCCAAGTCCCCCGAAACAATTTGACTGCGGCGCAACTCCATTCAATAGATATTGCCGTCCGAACTTGTGCCTCTGTTTCAGTTCTGGCCTGTATCCTTGTCATTGGATGTTATATGTTTAGTCGTCGCTTTCACACTCCACTTAATCGCCTCATTTTCTACGCGACATGGGGAAACATTTTAGCACATCTTGCTGAGCTGATCGCACGCTCGGGACCCAGGGCTGGTGAAACTAGTTCGCTCTGCAGATTTCAGGCTTTTTTTATTCAATG GTTTACATCTGCAGATGCTCTCTGGAACTTGTGTATTGCTTGGAATGTCTACTTGATTCTATTCCGCCATTATGGCTTGCCAGAATTGAGGAGGTTGGAGTGGAGATATTTTATACTTTGCTATGGGCTGGAGTTCATTCCTGCAATAGTCTTTCTCTTTATTGAAACTGAATCTAAAGGGAGGGTCTATGGTGATGCAGTT TTGTGGTGCTGGATTAGCCGTCCTTGGGGCTCACTCCGTCTTGGTGTGTACTACGGCATCGTTTGGTTCGCGTTTATTGTGACACTATCGATTTATACCGCCGCTGGAATTAAGATGTTCTTGCATGAACGGGGGATTCAGAGTATTACCGCCTCTGATCGGCTGGTCCTGAGTGCCCCATCGCCGCGACTCTCGGACGAAATTCAGCCCTCTGAAACTCCCCAGCTAGAAGATGGTCAACTTCCTGCAAACGGCCAAGTGATATTGGAAAACCCGTCTATGTCAAGAGACCAACAGACATCTGAGCCCCAATCCTCTTTCGACCCTGCATCGATTCAAGGGAGTCGGTTAATGTCTGGCAGTCGGGCTCCAGTGGCGAACTCCTCATACGATACTTCGGCATCCACACCCGAAGAGGGACAGATATCTGACCATATATCGGCTTCCCAAAATAATTCAATGTCCAGTAACCAAGAAGCCTCCCAAAAATTTTCAAATGCCGCTAGCATCGAACCCCCGGCCCAGGCCCACCTCCCAGAGCAGCCTGGCGATGAAAGCTACAGTAGCCTGGAGACCCTCCCTGAACTAGCAGATTTGAGACGCCGTCAAAGTCTCGCAAATATTATCGACTTTGAAAGACGACTGAGCGCGTCGACTGAGGGCCAAGAGAAAAAAGCGAGAAGATTATCACTGGAAAGGCACAATGCTGCTAAGGCTTATGCAAAATTTGCATCCATATATTTCATCTCTTTGATAATCACCTGGGTATGGGTTGCCGAACCTCTCCTCTGA
- the ATG3 gene encoding E2-like enzyme (BUSCO:312080at4751~EggNog:ENOG410PIIC~COG:U~BUSCO:10695at33183), with protein MNYIRTWRDKLAPISHTSTFRSTGQITPEEFVLAGDYLVYKFPTWSWADAPPAKRVPYLPEGKQFLVTRGVPCHRRLDENFAGDAGKEDVMIKDGLGSGDGKEGEDEDYGWLNTGGGSGGGGSEPVTMGSEARIKDVRTVDEAGNVGEKEEDEEEEIPDMEDEEDDEEAIIREPLGKSTNAPLRTYSLYITYTPWYRTPRLYLSGYLSPSEPLTPQLMMEDIVGDYKDKTVTLEDFPFYDGGVKMASVHPCKHASVMKILLDRADAALKIRRQKLKRANAAGEPAKVESGLKGLVDDTAQLNISGGGNRAGNPPSGQNAGDEWEVLQPEGSEEDEDDQQVAIRVDQYLVVFLKFIASVTPGIEHDFTMGV; from the exons ATGAATTACATCCGTACCTGGCGTGATAAGCTCGCGCCGATCTCTCACACTTCCACATTTCGCTCCACCGGCCAGATAACCCCAGAAGAATTCGTGCTCGCAGGAGACTATCTCGTATACAAGTTTCCCACCTGGTCCTGGGCCGATGCCCCGCCCGCCAAACGAGTCCCTTATCTACCGGAGGGAAAGCAGTTTTTGGTTACCCGCGGCGTGCCGTGCCATAGACGACTAGATGAAAATTTTGCGGGAGATGCTGGTAAAGAGGATGTTATGATTAAAGATGGACTGGGGTCTGGTGATGGAAAGGAAGGTGAGGATGAAGATTATGGGTGGTTGAATACcggcggcggcagcggcGGTGGTGGCAGCGAACCCGTCACAATGGGAAGCGAGGCGAGAATAAAGGATGTCAGGACGGTAGATGAGGCCGGAAATGTAGGAGAGAAggaagaggatgaggaggaggagattCCTGACAtggaggacgaggaagatgatgaagaagcgATAATCAGAGAACCGCTCGGGAAGTCGACAAACGC GCCGCTACGCACTTACTCCCTCTACATAACCTATACACCTTGGTATAGAACCCCTCGCCTATATCTGTCCGGTTATCTATCCCCGTCCGAACCCCTTACACCTCAACTCATGATGGAAGATATTGTCGGCGACTACAAAGACAAGACAGTTACCCTCGAAGACTTCCCTTTTTACGACGGTGGTGTGAAAATGGCTAGCGTCCACCCTTGCAAGCACGCCAGCGTCATGAAGATCCTCCTCGATCGCGCCGACGCGGCATTGAAGATCCGGAGGCAAAAGTTGAAACGTGCAAATGCTGCCGGTGAGCCGGCAAAGGTGGAGAGTGGACTGAAAGGACTAGTGGATGACACTGCGCAGCTGAATATCTCCGGAGGAGGAAATAGGGCCGGAAATCCACCTTCTGGTCAGAATGCCGGTGATGAGTGGGAGGTCTTGCAGCCTGAGGGAAGCGAAGAGGACGAGGATGATCAGCAAGTCGCTATCCGTGTCGACCAATATTTGGTTGTGTTTTTGAAGTTTATTGCGAGTGTTACCCCAGGGATTGAGCATGACTTTACTATGGGCGTTTAA